In Telopea speciosissima isolate NSW1024214 ecotype Mountain lineage chromosome 10, Tspe_v1, whole genome shotgun sequence, the DNA window ATCAGattattttttgtattctatttttttgtgtCATGGCTGAGACCAAGGCTACTACAGACCCGGTTAATGTTCAAATCACATCTATTAAACTCAAAGGGAGCTCTAATTACTTGCTATGGGATCAGGCTGTTAAAGTTTATATTATGGCTAAGGATAAGCTCTGGTTATTACTTCTGATCCTCCTGCATCAGATTCTAAAGACTATAATGAGAGGGTCAAGGACAATGCTATTATTCTGATTTGGTTATGGAATGCCAATGTGATGTTCCATACTACTGCAAAGGGCGTGTGGGATGATTTGAAAGAAACATATTCTCAACAGAAGAGTATGACTCGTATCTATGACCTGTATGAGAAGTTTCAATTTCAGCAATCTGACAAGTCTCTACAGGAATATTATAGTACTTTCAAGGGTATGGTTGAAGACTTGAATGTTTTCAGCCCCTTACAACAGATATTGAGAAGCTTAAGGCTCAACAGAATGAATTCTTCGTCTCCGAGTTCCTTATTGGTCTGAATTCTAATTTGAAGGTTGTAAAGGGTCATTCACTTGTTGGTGAGTCAGTTCCTACTTTGAATGACACCTATTCCAAACTTCAACGTGTTGCATAACTCTGCTTTCAATGCTGGTCATGGTCGTGGTTCTGGTGGACAGCAACCCGATCGTTCTAGTAGACAGTGTTCTTATTGTGGCAAGCCCAATCATACAGTTGAGACTTGTTGGGCCAAGCATGGGAAGCCATAATGGACTCAACAGTTGGTCAATCATGCAATGTTTGCTGATGGTTCTAATAATGGTGATTCCCAGTGCTACTAAACCTGGTCCATCTTCAAGTGATTCATCCTCCAATCTCAGTGAAGAGGTTCATCAATTGATGTGTAGTTTACAGAGTCTTGAGACTCTGCATCTACTGGAGCTTCCAGTTCCGCTGCCACTTtagctcatgcaggtacacctACTTTCTTTACTACTACTTCTACACACTGGATTGTTTATTTGGGGGCTTCCACCCATATGATTGGTAAGTCATCATTGTTTAATTAGTTTTCTTCAAATTCCCACTCCACCTGTCATTCTTGCAAATGGCACCTCTACTCCAATTATTGACCATGGTATAGTTCATCTTAATTCTAACATCACTCTTTCCTCGGTGTTGCATGTTTCACAATTTCCATTAAGTCTTTCTTTTGTTAGTCAGTTAACTAAGTCTTAACTGCTCAGcaacatttttttccttttcactgtgtttttcaggatcttcacacgaggaagacgattggtggagggtgtgagaaaGATGGACTGTACTATCTCTACTGTGCTGCCCCTTCCACTTCTGCGGTAGCTACCACTGTTGGTGGGGTGTCTCCTTTCCAGTGGCATTGTCGATTAGGTTATTTGTCTTTTTCTAGGTTAAAACTTTTGCATCCTCAATTTAAGTCCTTAGCTAGGTTAAAGTGTATGGATTGTGAGTTGGGAAAGCATCATCGTGCCTCTTTTCCCTCTCGACCTGTGCCCCGTAGGccatctttattttctttagttcatttagacatttggggtccttgtcatGTAATATGCATAGTTTTCagtattttgtcacttttgtcgACAATCGTTCTCGTCTTACGTGGTTGTACTTCTTGAAAGATCGTTCTAAGTTTTTCTCtatctttcaaaatttttataatgaaataaagactcaatttGGTAGTCCTATTAAAGTTTTTCGTTCTGATAATGCCTTGGAATATGttcaaaatgaaatttcttctttttatgcTACTTACGGGGTAGTGGAacggaaaaatagacatttacttGAAGTAGCCCATGCCATTATGTTacatatgcatgttcccaaacaATTTTGGTGTGATGCAATCCTCACTGAGTGTTTCTTGATTAATAATATGCCATCTTATGTACTAGCCGATAAGTCCccattttcaattttgtttcctGTATTGTTGACTTTCACTTTACCTCCTcaggtttttggttgtgtgtgttttgtCCATAATTTTCATTCCCCAAGTGATAAGTTGGCTCCTAAGTCTACTAAGTGTGTTTTTCTGGGTTATTCTCATACTCAGAAAGGGTATCGATGTTATGTTCCAGTTACCCGGAAGCAGTTTATCAACGCAAATGTGACTTTCTTTGAAAGCattcttattttttctaatCAGCCCACCTAGTCTGGGGACACGTGGACTGATTCTAAACCACCTCCCATCCCTACCCTTATTCCTATCCCTACACCGCCACTACAGGTTTATCAACGCAAGAAGAAAGTGGGGCAGTCTGGTACGAAAGTTTCTGCTCCAACTCCATCACTGCCTGCAACAATTTCGACCTATAATGCAGATCCTAGTCCTGTTATGTCTGATGACTTACCAATTTTTGTTCATAGGGCTACACGCCAATGAACTCAAAAATCATTTGTTGTGTATCCGATTGACTAGTTTGTCTGGGGACACGTGGACTGATTCTAACCCACCTCCCGTCCCTACGCTTATTCTTATCCCTGCACCGCCACTACAAGTTTATCAGCGCAAGAAGAAAGTGGGGTAGTCCAATACAGAAGTTTCTGCTCCAACTCCATCACTGCCTCCAACAATGTCGACTTATAATGGAGATCCTAGTATTGTTGTGTGTGATGACTTACCAATTGTTGTTCGTAAGGCTACACGCTCATGAACTCAAAAATCATTTGTTGTGTATCTGATTAACTAGTTTGTCTCCTTGTCCGATCTTCCATCTTCCTATCATAGTTTTGCTCTCTCCTTGTCTAAGCTCTTACTGTCCCTGGATGGAAAACTGCTATGTATGCTCTTTTGACTTGTAATTCTTGGAGCCTGGTGGATTTACCATCTGGTAAGGACCTGGTAAAGTGTCGGTGAGTATATACTATTAAGTACCACTCTGATGATTGGGCTACTGAAAGCCCATTTGGTTGCCAAAGGGTACACTCGAACTTATGGGGTTGATTACTTTGAGACGTTCTCGTCGGTTGCCAGGTTGACTTCTGTGCGCCTTATTATCTCATTGGCAGTTAATCTTGATTGACCATAGTTTCAGTTGGAAattaaaaatgcctttctcTATGGTGACTTGCttgaggaggtctatatggagcaacctctcgggtatgttgctcaggagGAGAATGGTGGACGTGTGTGCAGGTTGCATAAGGCggtttatgggttgaaacagtctcctTAAGCTTGGTTCGAGAAGTTTAGTGCCACTGTGACCAAGGTAGGCTAATCTCAGTGTTACAGATCATTCCGTGTTTGTTCGTCACCAAGGAGAGAAGTTAGCTGTCTTAGCGGTCTACGTGGATGATATCATCATCTCTGGTAATGATGAGGTTGGTATTGCTAAGGTAAAAGGGTACTTGCAGTAGCACTTTCAGACCAAGGACTTAAGTCAACTCCAATATTTCCTTaggattgaattttttttttgataaataaaaaattctattaccaaaaggagaaagagggagGGGAGGATACAAGCAAAGCCGACACTAATCCCTACAAAGAGCAAGGACAAGACAAAGGGCCAAAGCCCAACCCAAATAAAAACTCGGAAGACAAGACAGGAAACCAAAGAACCAAGTCCGGTTCGCAAAGAGCAACAGCCAGGCAATCCAAGTAATCCTAAGCACTAGCTAACCCGGGTCAATTAGCTCACCACTTAGATCAAAatttctgaaatctgaattgAGCGGCGAATGCAACTTCGGGGCGGGCAGGGAGGAAGAAAGGTAGGGACGCTTCTTAGGGAAAGGAGGGGAGTTGGGGTTACAACAACGGAAAACAAGGGGATAAGGGGAGACAGCAAGGAGGGGAGGCCAGATGGATACAATGGttgagagaggagggggggggactGGCCCATTAGAACTAAATGGGTCAGGGAGAGAGGACCAAGGGGTTGGCTGGGTCAGAGAGGAAAAGGGAATGGGAGAGGGAGCTGGCCCATTAGCACCAGATGGGCCTGCCAGGCAGGGACTAGTGGTGGGATGGGCTATAGAGGGGATCAaaatcgggggggggggggtaccaTGAAGGAGGGGGGAATCGAGGAGAGAGAAGGCGAAAGGGGTAAAACTCTTAGTTACTGATTTGAGAAAAGAGGATCTCCCAAGGTGAGAGGGGAGCGATTTTAGGGAAGGGCGCAGAGGAGCGACATGCTGAGGCATAACATGCACAACAAAAGCTGGGACAGTGGAGATTGACACAGGCAAAGAGGCCAGCTCATCGGGGGAGGGGAAAGCTGCATCATcacataggagagagaaataattgaaacaagCGACGTCAGGGGGGACCATTTGCTCAGTGTTGGAAGGACTGCAGGGAGATTTCGATGTCGGGAGATCCCTCAGGCAATTTCTTGGATTTCTTCTCCGGCCACGACTAGGGCTCCTCAGCTCAGAGGCTGCCTAAAGAGAAGCGGCGGCTTTGACTGGATAGCGATGATCAAAGACTTTGGCTAGGTTGCATTGCTTAAGGAATTCCATAAGAGAGATGGGGGCTTCGACTGGATTGCACTAACCAGGGGCTGCCGTAGGAGAAACATGGACTTCGACTAGGGGGTTGCTTAGATCCAAGTTAGGGCTGAGACCTTCGATAGAAGATGGCAGAGCAGAGGAAACATCATCTCTAAGGCTTCTTTCCCAACAGCAGGGCATTCTTTGCTCAGATGGCCAAAGACCTTGCAAGAAAAGCACTGAGGGGGGCGGTCCAATCGTAGCAGACAGCCTGGTTGAAGGAGAACCCTCCGTCATCAACAACGAGAATGGAAGTTGGCAGGGGAGAATCCGTTGGAACATCCACACAGATTCTGGTGAAGGCGAGACGATCTTGGACCTTTTAACTGCCATCAATGTAGAGTGGATTTCCAAGGACCGAACCAATCACGCTCAAACCTTCCTTACACCAGAAATGCAGGGGGAGCCCAGGGAGGAAGAGAACTGAGATCGAGCCTATGCATCTGAAGATATCGGTTCCAATGCCGTAAaaagaggttttcttccaaCATTCCAAGGGCCACTAGCCAAAACTCTACCTCTGTGTTCGACTTCAGCAAACTTAAAGATAAAGAGGCCATTGTTGAGCAATTAAGTTTCGAAGCAGCCCTTTGTTTTCCATTGCTTGGTAAGAGAGGCTTTCACAAGGGGGAAGGGGGGCCAAGTTCCCATAAAGTGCCCCACCAAGCAGTTGTCCCATTTCTTAGCTTCATGGAGAAGGAGGTCAGCTTCATAATGGGCTGCCTTGGAGCCACTGATGAAGGCAGGAGGGACAAAATGTAGGGGGAAGCCATCACAAGATCAGGGGTTttgggaagggaagagagaggtcCAAGGTCGAGGTTCAGTGGTGGAGAGGAGGGAATCCCTGGGTTGAGATGGCACCACCCCAGGAAGGTCGGACATGGAGGTTCTCTCGTGACAACTATTTAGTTCAACATGTTAATGGCGACTGTGTTAAGTTATCTCTGCAAAGTTGAGTAgagcatttttattcccttttgCGAGTAAATTTAAGCATCCATGAAAAGCGAAGAACAAACGAATCAAGAAATTTCTAACAGTTGCTTTCCCCTAATTCGATGGTTATCAAACAGTaaccaaaaaaggaaatagtATGCTTGCCTCAAAGCCAGTGGATATTCCTATGGACCCTCATCAGAAATTTGGAGTTGGAGTTAATGATGGTGAAATTCTCAAGGATGTGCATTCAAACAGAAGCCTAATTGGGAAGTTGATATATCTAGCAGTGACAAGGCCAAACATATCCTTTTCTGTAGGAGTACTCAATCAGCTCATGCAGTCTCCTCATAAAGCACATTGGGATTTTGTTGTTCGGATCCTTCAATACTTGAAGGGTGCTCCTGGTAAAGGACTTATTTATCATCCCAATAGGCAAATGGAGTTAGTAAAGttctctgatgcagattgggcaggatcGGCTAGTGATCGTCGTTCTACTACAGaatattgtacctttgtagggGGTAACCTGGTTACATGGC includes these proteins:
- the LOC122642166 gene encoding uncharacterized mitochondrial protein AtMg00810-like, with the translated sequence MLASKPVDIPMDPHQKFGVGVNDGEILKDVHSNRSLIGKLIYLAVTRPNISFSVGVLNQLMQSPHKAHWDFVVRILQYLKGAPGKGLIYHPNRQMELVKFSDADWAGSASDRRSTTEYCTFVGGNLVTWHSKKQTTMQGPVLK